Proteins encoded within one genomic window of Lampris incognitus isolate fLamInc1 chromosome 19, fLamInc1.hap2, whole genome shotgun sequence:
- the fbxo15 gene encoding F-box only protein 15: MAAQTPGGGRAALRPLQGVRGQRWREWRPAEQAAARRALSATVPARSPQRVGSSSPAGGQNFLERMPPEILRKILSYLDAATLSCVSHVNKLFYHMADDDILWYKLHLSEFGEHKHWRPAYVEDVRQKFDRMEVRRETAGYWKKLYFAKTVGYNMKKWMQELEIIHPFTGLPSKTESVLRMLQVTWELTVTDKSGLEETFKPSQARFFQSSVIVCWNTSCWPIHKLSTLQFHGMMRVTDRGYGLKRPSWRSIMGKFDVGTLSETSHVIAKDKLIELLFVQPGMLIGVWKDQCSIAFVMVSFHFHKLVEKSLLGSSICPYFESVKKPIFDDVDPLYGLHGYTLHLVLHNSMSEIMSGQFKELFCPENQIRDGQVPLVAIRRTRLSQHTPLSGSFSLSWRCEALGGTVENCCMMSVTLLDEFQSPFWCVSSPMCLVPSTEPVPYDYDGERLLMRYQDPEGQVEMELVWMEELKQSILISLTIFVAVSKVNKYFDRNYVSVCESLRC; the protein is encoded by the exons ATGGCTGCTCAGACACCCGGCGGAGGAAGAGCCGCGCTCAGGCCGCTCCAAGGCGTAAGGGGTCAAAG GTGGCGGGAGTGGAGACCGGCGGAGCAGGCGGCAGCTCGCAGGGCCCTCTCCGCTACAGTCCCTGCGAGGTCCCCCCAGCGGGTCGGCTCGTCATCTCCAGCGGGCGGTCAGAACTTCCTGGAAAG AATGCCGCCTGAGATCCTGAGAAAGATTCTGTCATACCTGGATGCCGCCACTCTCTCCTGTGTCAGCCACGTCAACAAGCTCTTCTACCATATGGCGGACGATGA CATCCTGTGGTACAAGTTGCACTTATCAGAGTTTGGCGAGCACAAACATTGGAGACCTGCCTACGTGGAGGACGTGCGGCAGAAGTTTGACAGGATGGAGGTGCGACGTGAGACCGCAGGCTACTGGAAGAAGCTGTACTTCGCCAAGACGGTGGGATACAACATGAAGAAGTGGATGCAAGAGCTTGAGATTATTCACCCTTTCACTGGGCTGCCCAGCAAAACAGAGTCAGTCctcag GATGCTGCAAGTCACCTGGGAGCTGACAGTAACTGATAAGTCAGGCCTGGAGGAGACGTTCAAGCCCAGCCAAGCCCGCTTCTTTCAGTCGTCTGTTATTGTGTGCTGGAACACGAGCTGCTGGCCCATCCACAAGCTTTCCACCCTTCAGTTTCACGGCATGATGAGGGTAACCGACAGAGGTTATGGCCTCAAAAG ACCTAGCTGGCGCTCCATAATGGGAAAGTTTGACGTGGGAACCCTTTCTGAAACATCACACGTGATCGCAAAAGACAAACTAATTGAACTGCTATTTGTGCAGCCCGGCATGCTCATTGGTGTCTGGAag GATCAGTGCTCTATCGCCTTTGTAATGGTCAGCTTTCACTTCCACAAGCTGGTGGAGAAGAGCCTCCTGGGATCCTCTATTTG CCCTTACTTTGAGTCAGTGAAAAAACCCATTTTTGACGACGTCGACCCGTTGTACGGACTGCATGGCTACACATTACACTTGGTTCTCCACAACAGCATGTCTGAGATCATGTCTGGACAGTTCAAGGAGCTCTTCTGCCCTGAAA ATCAGATCCGTGATGGCCAGGTCCCGCTGGTCGCCATCCGCAGGACCAGACTATCGCAGCACACCCCTCTGTCAGGAAGCTTCAGCTTGTCGTGGCGGTGTGAGGCCCTGGGGGGCACCGTGGAG AACTGCTGCATGATGAGCGTGACGCTGCTGGATGAGTTTCAGAGCCCCTTCTGGTGCGTCAGCTCCCCGATGTGCTTGGTGCCATCCACCGAGCCCGTCCCCTACGACTACGACGGCGAACGCTTGCTCATGCGGTACCAGGACCCGGAGGGCCAGGTGGAGATGGAGCTGGTGTGGATGGAAGAGCTGAAGCAGTCCATCCTCATCAGCCTCACCATCTTCGTGGCAGTTTCCAAAGTCAACAAATATTTTGATAGGAattatgtgtctgtatgtgaatCTCTGCGTTGTTGA